The Anguilla rostrata isolate EN2019 chromosome 1, ASM1855537v3, whole genome shotgun sequence nucleotide sequence aaaGTGGTTGTGCAGTACAAGGACATAAAGCACGACAGACTGTTCTCAAGTGAtcagtttacattttattactttctttccaaagaaaataaacaaatgttagTAAAATAATCAAGGAATCCACAATTAGCTCTTCTTGTTAAAACTTCATTTTGAAACATCTTGTACAACACTTTTACAAAACACTGAAAGAATGAGCAAACTAAAACACCTCAATAAGAGGCTCCTAGATATCCAGCCTCCATTCACCTTCATTGTTGAAAGACTTGAGCTACCCCTCCAAATCCGATACCTGAGAAAGGTCTACTCACATATTTAACATCTGTAAACTACAATGGCCTTCCCTGGTTGGAAATCTTTAAAAGAACTAGGTCCCAATGTAGGAAGGTGAAGAGACCATAATGTTAAACAGCAACTCACAGTACTCACTTTTGACCAAGTGACTTCAAATACAGCAATGCATCAGAACAACACTTAACCTTATAATATACACGTGAGGGATTACTGAGCTTTCTCCTCTTAATGGTTGTTACAGCTGTCTAGTTACCTTTACAGAGGGAGTCTGAAAATGTACACAGCTCTGAAGGAATCACAGTCTGTTATGGCAGTGTTTGGAGTCTCTGTTTTTATACACGTCTCTGAAGGAATCACAGTCTGTTATAGCAGTGTTTGGAGTCTCTGTTTTTATACATGTCTCTGAAGGAATCACAGTCTGTTATGGCAGTGTTTGGAGTCTCTGTTTTTATACATGTCTCTGAAGGAATCACAGTCTGTTATAGCAGTGTTTGGAGTCTCTGTTTTTgttaaccatttaaaattgaagGACAAAAAAGGTCATGAAGAGCAAGCAGATGAAAGGTTTGCGGATTCAAATTTTCATTGTCACCCACAGTTGAATTATAGAGAGACACTCGCGCTTCAGCCAGCTTATTCAGAATCCCGGTGCTCTCAGTAATAGACATACAGATCAGCAAAGACACTCTGGGTAACTTCACTTAAAAGGCCTTACCCAGAGAAAGACACTGGAGCACACGGATCttcttcaaaattatttattatacaaACAGGACCGACGTTTCAGCGCTGCTGCGTCTTCATTAGGGTCAAAACAGCAGTGACTTGGATGGAGACCAGATGAATAGCCTCACCTAGACTTCACCTGTGTTTCCTATAGGTGGAGCGGCGAAGGTACAATTATCCAATGCTGTTAATTCACAAAAGGTCACATGAAACATAAATTAAAGATACagttatgcaaataaatatagaaGAAAACTATATTGCAATCAATATATCCAAGTCATTGCTGTTTTGACTCTGATGAAGACGCAGTAGCATCGAAACGTTGGTCGTGTttgtataataaataattaaaaagatcTGTGTGCTCCAGTGCCTTTCTCTGGGTAAGTCCTTTTAAATGAAGTTGCCCAGAGTGTCTTTGCTGACCCTCAATTGAATCCCCAGACTTCTTTCTTATGCAAACCTACATTTATACCTGGCTTCTGTACAGTGGTTTCCTCTCATGAACCCTGACAATGCCAAATGTCCCAAGGACTCAAGTGACTCAAGTTTGGGTTAAGAGTAATCTGACTGGACGTTATGTCTTACATGAAAATATTATCAAACTTAAAACATTTCTCAAACATTACTTTCTTCATAAAAAAATCATACTGGCGAAAATATATATAGTGTTGTTATTAGCCTGAAAAACCTTGCTCAAGTTTATTTGGTTTTAAACCCTGTAGCATATTGTCATATgtggaaaaacactttttaaaaacaaaaattgcatTGTAATCTGAATTCAGTGCACGCGTTTCTGTACTGTCCAATTATTGTTTTACAGTATTGCTCGTTCGTCAATCTACAAAGAGTGCCAGGTAGTTATGAAATGGTGTGTGCACTCAGTGAACATCGACACAATGCAATGTCTGGGACATAAACAGAGCTAGTGAGGTATATGGCTTTAAGAATGAGGTATGCGTTTCTTCCTGGAAGTTGCACAGTGATATATGGGATGCAAACAATGTGTTGATTGTCATACAGCAAACCACTTCTGTTAGTCTAGACTAATTGAGTTTTTCCTTCTATCACTCACTAATACATTCAGTCTGTTGGTGTTCCTTaatggcaaacacaaacagacaaaaattaTGACGACGTACGTGCATACTGATTCACCGCAGTGCCTTGTGTTCCTAGCTAAGGAAGACATCAGTAGCAGTAACTAAAGCAGTGAGTGTGGGAGAAACCCTGAAGCAATGTTTGAATAGCTGGTGTCAGAGAGTGATTGATTGTTTGGTCAGAAATGAACAAGCAAACCAGCATTCCAGCTCTGTAGGGGATTATATGGTGGCAGCATGAATCATAATTGCCTGTCTTTCAAAAACGGAATTAAGAACACCAACCCCTTTTCCCTTGCTGCGCGAGGTTCCGGAATGATCTATGAAACGGGTGTAGACAGGAGTCTCAAAGTGCTTCTAGCTTCCAAAGAATTGGCTTGCGCAGCACTGGAATTGCGGCCCTCCCAAGGCCCTCGTGTTGGAGGTGGTCGAGAGTCATGATGTGGAAGGATGTATGAGacgggggaaggaggggggtttGTGGTGGGCGAGGTAGCGACAGGGCACTCAGGGCCGCTCGATGAACCAGATCTCGTTTTGTCGGTTGGTGGCAGCCGGGTTGGTGTACCCAGCCACGATGAAGGAGTCATTCAAGGTGATCTCGGGGGAATCCAGAATCTCGGCCATCATGTTGATCTGGTATAAAATGGTTTCTTCGTTTGTTGGCCCGGTGAAAGCCCTGGGAAAATAGAAGGATCGAATGAACAGCAGCAATTTATTATGAACATGCTCATGCTGCCTAAATATTATCTTCAAACCCTGTCTGCTACTCAGTGCAGATCGCAAGAGTCAAGGAAGTTCAGTCAGTGGCCTACTAGTCGCAAAGGTTCATGTTGGTGTCTAATTTAGTTCTGAAAATGCACGTAAATCAGTATAGTTCATTTGAACAGTTCCGTGCAATGACTACTAACAACACGGTCTATGTGACTCCAGCTGCTATTGGTTCTGGACAAGAACCGTTTGAGCCCAGGGCCGTAGCTCCATTCTCACCTTGTGTAGACAATGGTGGCGGCCCACTCCTGGATGACAATGTCTGCGTCATAAGGGTGTGGTGGCTGGGCTTGGAGGTGGGTGGGTAAGTGGTAGGCTACGGTCACCTCTCTGGACATGGTGTGGTGCTGGTCATCCGTGTTCACCACCGTCACAATGGGAATGGTCAGACCAAGATAGCTACCTGCAGAGAGGAAGGTGTGTTATCAGAGAGAGTCCTAGCCTAGAACCCTTCTTTTGAGCTGGGTTTATGTTTCTTGTGGAAACTGGTGCGCGGGAGCCAAAAAGACCGTCCATGAGGCATCTATGTGCCTCAAAATTTGAAACATTGCAAACTGGAAGTGCCAGGTGATTGTCGAACTTTTTTGGTGATTGGTTCTCGGTATGTGATAGCCAAAAGTGTTGGAGTATTATGACAGCTCTTCATGAAAGTGCCTTGGATGAGACCTACAtagtatgtatgttttttgcatgcacacacagaccacattGAAGCCTTCAGAGAAACTGGTATCATTCCTCTGCAAATATTAGAACAGAAGGGGAGCCTTGACATTTAAATCAGGGCAATCTGTCTCTGACTGAACAGGAATACAAGAAGAAAACTATTAGGTGTCAGGGCTGCTATGACAAATGGCATCAGAGGTTTTTCTAGAGAAGCTTAACATGAAGGTGCATACAGAGTCTAAATACACCATATTTCCTTCCATTTTTACTGTTTGGCCAGAATATTAAACCTtagaaaatattgaataaagTTTACCTACTGTTTATAAatcatgtgcaaaaataattcTGTCTGGTGTTGTATTGgattttgtctgcatttttaacAAGAGGTCTAGGGTGCATTTAGAGAGCTGGAATATGATGTACTTTCTTTCCCTTGCTAAGGGTGGTGGTGCCACATTGATATAGGGGATCTTTGGGAGCTTTAATATTGCTCTCTAAGCCAACCCTCCCCTGCTGCAGTGAAACAAAAAGAATCAGTGTAAGACACCTGTGGAGTTCTGCTGACAGATGTATCTCATGAGCTTCATGAAGCCATAACAGATGCTCTGCTCATAAGTCTCCTCATGGACCGTGGCACAGGCCCAGTAGGCCTTCTCATAGTGTCGCTTCTCATAGAGAACCTCCCCACACTGCAAcaggacagaaacacacacataaatcagCCTGGTTGGACTGTTCATGTGACTACAGTACAAAGTTAATCATTTATACTTCATATAATGCAGCATTTCAATAGGTTTTACTGTTTAGTGTGACGGTACCATAACTACATATTCTAGAAGTCAGCCGTACTAATTGTCAAAAGTGTGTTGATGAAACTTACAAAAACAGAATTGTGACTGCCCAATGAACTAATTTCACAAAAGGTTCAGAATTTGCATATTGGCAATGAAGAccaggaagaggggagagacatCGGTCCAAAGGCTTTGTATGAATGCCATGTGTTCAGCCTGTTCTCACACATGGCCCTGACACAAATGTCTTTTCTCTCTTCAAATTGGTCTTTATGCCAGTATGCAATTACCTTACCATTGTAAAACCACTTATACCGTTCACATCCATACAATCTAATCACAAGAGAAAGGTACATACAACTGTAGAACTATCGATACCAAAACTCTGTCTATGTGGAGACAGATGAGCTCATCATAGCCAAGCCTTCTCCCGTTCTCAAGCTCTTTTCCCGCAGCTTGTGGTAAGCCCATTAGACAACGGTATTTATACCTCCTAAAGGAGACTAGATGGATTTTAGCTGAGTGGCCAGGCTGTGCTGAAAATAACATGGCCGCCACTCACATGAATGCACACTTGTCAGTTGTTGTGAAGAGCCTCCAGATTCTAGATCAGTGCACTGACCCTTAGCCTCTTTGCCAGTACACTTGTTTGAACATGCTGGAATATTTGCAGCACAGTGCGCACTGAACTCTGAATGGCAAAACTGCTTAAGAATTTCAAATGGGATAAAAGCATGAATGATACTCGATGCTATCTAGggtgtaggtaatcagagcactagttACAacttagtcaggaaaatggtgagcattgttgggctgaatggcctgttctcatcgtTATGTTATGCTAGGTTATGTGTTCAGTGAAGCGCGTGGCTTCAAGGCTACACCAGCGGTAGGTAACCATGGACCTGGAGAGCCGAAGATGTTTCTGTGTTTATCCCATTTAAACTCAAACTGTTAAAATTATTCAGCTAAATGAATGCAGGGAACTACATGGCTCCGAGCACACAGTCCCCTGTGTTCATTTAATTGAATCAATTTTAACAGTTCAGTAATTACTTGGCATCCCATCATTCGGCGAGACCATAACCGTCTTTGACACCGCAGGGTTCTTAATCCAGTCATGCGTTTCAGAGCTTGAAATGGGACAAAAATGACAGAAGTGactccagggccagggtttCCTACCCTTGGGCTAAAGCGCTAAAGTAGCCCGAGAGCTCTGGCTCAGTGGGCTGGCACAATGCATGCAACCCCCGTGAGAACACAGAGCGCGCGATTGCGAGCGAACACTGTTTCTGCTACGTTCCTTGTGACGGAACGTGAGCCGATCCACCCCGAAGAACACTGCGACGTTAAAGCTGAGAGCTTGCCCGTGCGACCCCTGCAGTGCCCCCGCCCTGCCGTCAGGCACCCTGCCATGACCTGCAACCCGCTCCTGCTCTCCTGTAGTGCGGTGATAGAGGCTCTGTGCAGTGCTGGCTGTAGACTGATTATCAGTGCGTACACAGCGATGATCACGCTGGCAGTGTAGATGAACAGTAGATCTGTATTTTCTGCTTCCTCTTCCGTCCGCAGTCCTAAAGCTCTGAGGGCTTCAGGATGGGAGTAATACACTCACACCTATACTACTACTCTCGGGAAGCAGCAATGCCAGAATTTGAGACTTTTTAGGACGAAACTAGTTTTGCGCACTTTTCAAACGTCACAGAATTCTATATTGATCATTTTCACCAAGAAaatggccaacccaggtcctggtttttgttttcacctcaaATACAACAGAAACTTCAGACACAAGAAACCAGTTGAGGCGTGTTAACAGTGTAGTTGACTGCTTTACTGTAATTGGTCAGTTATGTGccaagtaacaacaaaaaccaacaaaccctgcagctctccaggacccgTGCTGGCCACCTCGGATTTACATCATACCGGGTGAGCATTAAGGGATAGCAACAGCAGAAGGGATTACTGCGTGACTAATTGCATTACTGAGATTTTATCTGCAGCTGTGTGCTCCATTTTTATGTTTCCATGTATTTTTGCCTGCCTTGTGATTTTAATGCTTTCATTAGACTGTCCAGGGactaaatctggcacatttatAATAATGCACACTGTCCATTAAATAAATCTAACCAATACAAATGTGACTAGCACCTGCTTGGTTTGAGAGTGTTAATGGAACACTTGACGGTTACATAGTGACCCAGAAGGTTATTAAACCACTTTAACAAGTGGAAAAGCTCCCCTCAGTCCCCTGTGGCAAGGAAAAATATGATTGAGCTGCAGTGGACGCGGAGAGCTCAGAAGCCGCGTGTCAATGTCATCAGATGGTTTCATGACAGGcttttgcgtgtgcgtgtgtgtgtgtgtgtgtgtgttgggtcaTGCATGCGAGTGCATGTGAGGGGCTTACCTTCTCCTTGCGGCTGATAAGGGTGAAAGGAACGCTTTCTCGCTCGTGTGTGCCTTCATTGTTTGTGGTCAGCTGGTAGATTGGCTCAGCCATATCTGGGGAGAAGGTCACAGATGGAAAGCGTGCATAAGGTCCCATAAAAACCTTTGTTCTCACAGGCATCAAGGCTGAGGAATTTAGAGTTATGTGGAAAATATGGGACGGAGGTGAGGTTTTAAGAGGTTTAATTCCCAGATCGTAACTACAGTTTTACTCTGAATTATGCTATGCAGGAAGCCCTGTTATTATAATGGAGAAAAGTTGTTTGTTTCAATTGagttttatcattattattgctaAATCTGCAGAATGCAGTTTCCCGTCCAAGACGGACAATTCTCAACCGATCTAGCACTGAAAAGTTTGTGAGCCACACTTAGTGTTCTGTGCGGATTGATTATTCCCTCAGGGAGAGGCGGAGTTTAACATGCTTCTGTCCAACTGGCTTTTCTCAGTCAGTAGTACCAGGGCTCATCtgccccagagagagagagccggaaGGGAGTTATTTTCTGCTGCCTTCTACCGTAGCAAAAAATAGCAAGTGTGACATGCAGTACGTGTCGGAGCACGCTGCCAAATTGCGGTCCTGTCAGTTCAAAGACGTGCAGCCAGCCGTCGGTTCTTTCTGTTCCGCAGTCCATCAGCTGAACTGTGCAGTCACTGCGCTGGAGGACTGCGCTTTTTAcccagctggtgcaggcagactgccATTTCATAGTTGACCAGAGGAGTCACTATTGTGCAAGGAGGTGGAGTGTACActcccctccttccctgggTGACACTATGGTCAGTTGTATCACAGAATTTGAATGGGTGCCATTTAGGTGCCTATCTGTTGTCTATCTATAGTTACTTGCATCCAGGTTATATGTctgcttatttctgtttttatagaATGCACTTTCAAATATGCCTATGAATTCATTTCCGTCCTTTTTagacataattatttaaaagaacACTTGCGGATAAGGGATCACGGGAAGTGAAATGGTGTGAATCAAAAGGCTTCATCAGAAAGTTTGGTATTCTGTTTCCTTTAATAACGAGGATGTCTTGCAGGTGTTGGGCTTCTGCATGTGGCTGTCATTGTGGGATTAGAGGGCTGTAAACAAGCTTGGTTTGAGCAGTAAGTACAGGGAAGGTGAGATAAGCCAGGGGTACACATGGCAAATTCTGTAAATCATTGATTAGCATCGTTTCTATGAAAACCAAATCGCCTTTACTTTTGAAAAATTAACCATGAATGAAGAAGCTCACAGCTTCCCAAGCCGCATAATGGGAATCTCCAAGAGGCAGAAATCCGGAATATCTACATGCGCACTTCGGA carries:
- the soul3 gene encoding heme-binding protein soul3, which translates into the protein MDPGGCRLHGGGGSDSQGYGNDGSRPQTGMITLEDLESFSEDQLSDSGNGSLEEGGQVMEEDESDRMLHYWQDAASGHQVEVPRDMAEPIYQLTTNNEGTHERESVPFTLISRKEKCGEVLYEKRHYEKAYWACATVHEETYEQSICYGFMKLMRYICQQNSTGSYLGLTIPIVTVVNTDDQHHTMSREVTVAYHLPTHLQAQPPHPYDADIVIQEWAATIVYTRAFTGPTNEETILYQINMMAEILDSPEITLNDSFIVAGYTNPAATNRQNEIWFIERP